Genomic window (Candidatus Methylomirabilis tolerans):
ACGAACAGCGGGCACAGATTGTTCGCCGTAAACACGTAGAGGAACAAGGACATCAGTTCGAGGCCACACACAAAGGTCAGGATGGTTGAAATCAGATAGGTTCGACGTTCCATGATAAGCTGGATCTCATCGCCGCTCTGAAGATCCCATTTCCTGAGAATCTGCATGCCGTAATACCCCGCATACACGAGCGCCCCGGTGACGATCAGCGACGCCACCACATTGGCAATGACCGCGGGATGGAGTATCATGCCTCCTCCTCGAGTCTGCCGTCCCGGAGCTTGACCACGCGATCCACCACCGCTGCCTGATAGACCAGCGGATCATGGCTGGTGATCAGGACGGTTTTCCCTTGCACTTTGAATTGTTCGACGATCTCCAGAAAGCGATGCGATAAGCTCCTGTCAAGATGCGCCGTCGGTTCATCGGCGATGATGACGGACGGATCATTGATTAAGGCCCGCACGATGGCCACGCGCTGCGCCTCCCCGCCCGATAGCCATTCGACCTTCGATAGCGCCTTCTCGCGCAGACCGAGGGCGTCGAGCGATCGTATGGCGCTTTCTCTGAGCGCCGCACGGGGCCGTCCCAACGGATAGGCCGGTAACATGACATTTTCCAGCGCGGTAATCCCTTTGATGAGATTCGGCTGCTGAAAAATAAAGCCGAACGTACTGCGTCTGATCTCGGTTAAAAATCGTTCCGGAAGACTGGTGATCTCACGGTCGCCGAGTCTGATACGCCCCGCCGAGGGCCTGGCCATACAGCCGATGATGGTGAGCAAGGTCGTCTTGCCCGACCCGCTCGGACCGACCAGCACGGTGACCTGATTCGCGCTGATCGTCAGGCTGACCCCA
Coding sequences:
- a CDS encoding ABC transporter ATP-binding protein; translated protein: MIELMNVKKVFNAGKPSEFSALNGVSLTISANQVTVLVGPSGSGKTTLLTIIGCMARPSAGRIRLGDREITSLPERFLTEIRRSTFGFIFQQPNLIKGITALENVMLPAYPLGRPRAALRESAIRSLDALGLREKALSKVEWLSGGEAQRVAIVRALINDPSVIIADEPTAHLDRSLSHRFLEIVEQFKVQGKTVLITSHDPLVYQAAVVDRVVKLRDGRLEEEA